A genome region from Arachis duranensis cultivar V14167 chromosome 6, aradu.V14167.gnm2.J7QH, whole genome shotgun sequence includes the following:
- the LOC107492115 gene encoding mitogen-activated protein kinase kinase kinase NPK1 isoform X2 translates to MQDIFGSVRRSLVFRASPENEEHSLRGTLVDKIGYCIRNSRVFSKPSLSPPSLPPIPKDVAAAAPPPPTIRWRKGELIGCGAFGQVYVGMNLDSGELLAVKQVLIAASSASKEKAQAHVKELEEEVKLLKDLSHPNIVRYLGTVREEDTLNILLEFVPGGSISSLLGKFGAFPEAVIRTYTKQLLLGLEYLHKNGIMHRDIKGANILVDNKGCIKLADFGASKQVVELATISGAKSMKGTPYWMAPEVILQTGHSFSADIWSVGCTVIEMATGKPPWSQQYQQEVAALFHIGTTKSHPPIPDHLSVAAKDFLLKCLQKEPYLRPSASELLQHPFVTGEPMDSLPVSSTVVKNLETSSSCAPNVESFLRCSNLNLEDSGNKELWGISNDDDDMCMIDDDEEFSQNDVKQEPLISENIESFNPMSDPSDDWVCKFDGSPELEHKGVSFGTDENDKSLGHLGDYNKEQKDFSFPSVPSLSEEDDELTESKIQAFLDEKALELKKLQTPLYEEFYNSLNISCSPSVIDGTSDEAASRKFLKLPPKSKSPSRIPSTPSKAADNTGSPGSNGRSSSTVGNVNDHSSQDLPSSPLNEFKGLIVDSQQEPGSPSLSFSKQREWKEELDQELERKREWRRQAGVGSKTSSPKDRALHRQRERTRFASPSK, encoded by the exons ATGCAAGATATATTCGGATCAGTTCGGCGATCGCTGGTGTTCCGTGCTTCGCCTGAGAACGAAGAGCACTCGCTGAGAGGAACCCTAGTTGATAAGATCGGTTACTGTATACGCAATTCCAGAGTCTTCTCTAAGCCCTCACTGTCGCCACCGTCCTTGCCGCCGATTCCCAAGGACGTTGCTGCTGCTGCTCCGCCGCCGCCTACGATCCGATGGCGCAAGGGCGAGTTGATCGGTTGCGGCGCATTTGGCCAAGTTTATGTTGGAATGAATCTCGATTCTGGAGAACTTTTAGCAGTTAAACAG GTTTTGATTGCAGCGAGTAGTGCTTCGAAGGAGAAGGCACAG GCTCATGTAAAAGAGCTCGAGGAAGAAGTTAAGCTTCTTAAAGATCTTTCACATCCCAACATTGTT AGATATTTGGGTACAGTTAGAGAGGAGGACACCTTAAATATTCTCCTGGAGTTTGTCCCTGGTGGATCCATATCATCACTGTTGGGGAAATTCGGAGCTTTCCCTGAGGCA GTCATAAGAACTTACACAAAGCAGTTGCTGCTTGGACTTGAGTACTTGCACAAAAATGGAATAATGCACAGAGATATTAAG GGGGCCAATATTCTTGTAGATAATAAAGGTTGCATTAAACTTGCAGATTTTGGGGCCTCCAAACAAGTTGTTGAGCTG GCTACTATTTCGGGTGCCAAGTCTATGAAGGGTACTCCATATTGGATGGCTCCTGAGGTTATTCTCCAGACTGGACATAGctt CTCTGCTGACATATGGAGTGTGGGTTGCACTGTGATTGAGATGGCCACTGGAAAGCCTCCCTGGAGCCAACAATACCAACAAGAG GTTGCTGCTCTCTTCCATATAGGGACAACTAAGTCTCATCCGCCAATCCCTGATCATCTCTCTGTTGCAGCCAAAGATTTTCTGCTAAAATGTTTGCAGaa GGAACCATATTTGAGGCCATCGGCATCAGAACTACTGCAG CATCCCTTTGTTACTGGTGAACCTATGGATTCTCTTCCTGTTTCATCTACTGTCGTG AAAAATTTGGAAACTTCATCTTCTTGTGCTCCAAATGTTGAATCCTT cCTTCGTTGCTCAAATTTGAATCTTGAGGACTCAGGAAATAAAGAGTTGTGGGGAATTAGCAACGATGATGATGACATGTGTATGATTGATGACGACGAGGAGTTCTCTCAGAATGATGTCAAACAGGAACCTTTGATCTCAGAAAATATTGAG AGCTTCAACCCGATGTCAGATCCCTCTGATGATTGGGTGTGTAAGTTTGATGGAAGTCCGGAATTGGAACATAAAGGAGTCAGTTTTGGCACAGATGAAAATGATAAGTCACTTGGTCACTTAGGGGATTATAACAAGGAGCAGAAAGATTTTTCCTTTCCGAGCGTGCCATCTCTATCAGAGGAAGATGATGAGCTCACGGAGTCAAAAATTCAAGCTTTTTTGGATGAGAAG GCTCTTGAACTGAAGAAGCTGCAGACACCTTTATATGAGGAGTTCTACAACAGTTTAAATATATCTTGTTCACCAAGTGTGATTGATGGAACAAGTGATGAAGCTGCTTCTCGGAAGTTTTTGAAATTACCTCCTAAGAGTAAGTCACCAAGTCGGATACCAAGCACTCCATCTAAAGCAGCTGACAATACTGGAAGTCCTGGAAGTAATGGCAGGTCCTCATCAACTGTTGGCAATGTAAATGATCATAGTTCACAGGACCTTCCATCTTCTCCCCTTAATGAATTTAAAGGGCTGATAGTTGACTCCCAGCAGGAACCTGGTAGCCCAAG TTTAAGCTTTTCGAAACAGAGAGAGTGGAAAGAAGAGCTCGACCAGGAGCTTGAAAGAAAACGAG AATGGAGGCGCCAAGCAGGGGTGGGGTCAAAGACTTCTTCACCAAAGGATAGAGCTTTACATCGGCAGAGAGAGCGGACACGATTTGCTTCTCCCAGCAAATAA
- the LOC107492115 gene encoding mitogen-activated protein kinase kinase kinase NPK1 isoform X1 gives MQDIFGSVRRSLVFRASPENEEHSLRGTLVDKIGYCIRNSRVFSKPSLSPPSLPPIPKDVAAAAPPPPTIRWRKGELIGCGAFGQVYVGMNLDSGELLAVKQVLIAASSASKEKAQAHVKELEEEVKLLKDLSHPNIVRYLGTVREEDTLNILLEFVPGGSISSLLGKFGAFPEAVIRTYTKQLLLGLEYLHKNGIMHRDIKGANILVDNKGCIKLADFGASKQVVELATISGAKSMKGTPYWMAPEVILQTGHSFSADIWSVGCTVIEMATGKPPWSQQYQQEVAALFHIGTTKSHPPIPDHLSVAAKDFLLKCLQKEPYLRPSASELLQHPFVTGEPMDSLPVSSTVVKNLETSSSCAPNVESFLRCSNLNLEDSGNKELWGISNDDDDMCMIDDDEEFSQNDVKQEPLISENIESFNPMSDPSDDWVCKFDGSPELEHKGVSFGTDENDKSLGHLGDYNKEQKDFSFPSVPSLSEEDDELTESKIQAFLDEKALELKKLQTPLYEEFYNSLNISCSPSVIDGTSDEAASRKFLKLPPKSKSPSRIPSTPSKAADNTGSPGSNGRSSSTVGNVNDHSSQDLPSSPLNEFKGLIVDSQQEPGSPRHFTFSLSFSKQREWKEELDQELERKREWRRQAGVGSKTSSPKDRALHRQRERTRFASPSK, from the exons ATGCAAGATATATTCGGATCAGTTCGGCGATCGCTGGTGTTCCGTGCTTCGCCTGAGAACGAAGAGCACTCGCTGAGAGGAACCCTAGTTGATAAGATCGGTTACTGTATACGCAATTCCAGAGTCTTCTCTAAGCCCTCACTGTCGCCACCGTCCTTGCCGCCGATTCCCAAGGACGTTGCTGCTGCTGCTCCGCCGCCGCCTACGATCCGATGGCGCAAGGGCGAGTTGATCGGTTGCGGCGCATTTGGCCAAGTTTATGTTGGAATGAATCTCGATTCTGGAGAACTTTTAGCAGTTAAACAG GTTTTGATTGCAGCGAGTAGTGCTTCGAAGGAGAAGGCACAG GCTCATGTAAAAGAGCTCGAGGAAGAAGTTAAGCTTCTTAAAGATCTTTCACATCCCAACATTGTT AGATATTTGGGTACAGTTAGAGAGGAGGACACCTTAAATATTCTCCTGGAGTTTGTCCCTGGTGGATCCATATCATCACTGTTGGGGAAATTCGGAGCTTTCCCTGAGGCA GTCATAAGAACTTACACAAAGCAGTTGCTGCTTGGACTTGAGTACTTGCACAAAAATGGAATAATGCACAGAGATATTAAG GGGGCCAATATTCTTGTAGATAATAAAGGTTGCATTAAACTTGCAGATTTTGGGGCCTCCAAACAAGTTGTTGAGCTG GCTACTATTTCGGGTGCCAAGTCTATGAAGGGTACTCCATATTGGATGGCTCCTGAGGTTATTCTCCAGACTGGACATAGctt CTCTGCTGACATATGGAGTGTGGGTTGCACTGTGATTGAGATGGCCACTGGAAAGCCTCCCTGGAGCCAACAATACCAACAAGAG GTTGCTGCTCTCTTCCATATAGGGACAACTAAGTCTCATCCGCCAATCCCTGATCATCTCTCTGTTGCAGCCAAAGATTTTCTGCTAAAATGTTTGCAGaa GGAACCATATTTGAGGCCATCGGCATCAGAACTACTGCAG CATCCCTTTGTTACTGGTGAACCTATGGATTCTCTTCCTGTTTCATCTACTGTCGTG AAAAATTTGGAAACTTCATCTTCTTGTGCTCCAAATGTTGAATCCTT cCTTCGTTGCTCAAATTTGAATCTTGAGGACTCAGGAAATAAAGAGTTGTGGGGAATTAGCAACGATGATGATGACATGTGTATGATTGATGACGACGAGGAGTTCTCTCAGAATGATGTCAAACAGGAACCTTTGATCTCAGAAAATATTGAG AGCTTCAACCCGATGTCAGATCCCTCTGATGATTGGGTGTGTAAGTTTGATGGAAGTCCGGAATTGGAACATAAAGGAGTCAGTTTTGGCACAGATGAAAATGATAAGTCACTTGGTCACTTAGGGGATTATAACAAGGAGCAGAAAGATTTTTCCTTTCCGAGCGTGCCATCTCTATCAGAGGAAGATGATGAGCTCACGGAGTCAAAAATTCAAGCTTTTTTGGATGAGAAG GCTCTTGAACTGAAGAAGCTGCAGACACCTTTATATGAGGAGTTCTACAACAGTTTAAATATATCTTGTTCACCAAGTGTGATTGATGGAACAAGTGATGAAGCTGCTTCTCGGAAGTTTTTGAAATTACCTCCTAAGAGTAAGTCACCAAGTCGGATACCAAGCACTCCATCTAAAGCAGCTGACAATACTGGAAGTCCTGGAAGTAATGGCAGGTCCTCATCAACTGTTGGCAATGTAAATGATCATAGTTCACAGGACCTTCCATCTTCTCCCCTTAATGAATTTAAAGGGCTGATAGTTGACTCCCAGCAGGAACCTGGTAGCCCAAG ACATTTTACTTTCAGTTTAAGCTTTTCGAAACAGAGAGAGTGGAAAGAAGAGCTCGACCAGGAGCTTGAAAGAAAACGAG AATGGAGGCGCCAAGCAGGGGTGGGGTCAAAGACTTCTTCACCAAAGGATAGAGCTTTACATCGGCAGAGAGAGCGGACACGATTTGCTTCTCCCAGCAAATAA